In the genome of Daucus carota subsp. sativus chromosome 9, DH1 v3.0, whole genome shotgun sequence, the window CATTTCATAATACTCCTCATAAGCCCTCTCTCTAGCTGGCTAGCTCTCGTGACCAGATTTTAACTTTGCAGCAGCTCGTATTTATATTTCTACTTGCAAAAGTTGATACAAACAGAATTTACAGACTCTCTCCTTCGTCTCTTCCTTTTCTcctgatctctctctctctccctccctcttctctctctctccctccctcctctctctctctctctctccctcttatctccccctcccccttctctctctctctctccccctccccctcccccttctctctctctgatctctctctctctctctctctctctctctctctctctctcatattGCTGCTTTAAACCTAGACATTTGCAACGAGATTGTGTAGTCACAGCCTCTCTTTGCTTCAACTGATAACCCAACGTATACAAATATTCATCCATCTCCCTGAGAAAATACACCTGAGAATGGGTTCTTGTGGAAGAAATGGAGCAGTGAGACAATACATAAGATCGAAAGTCCCTCGTTTGAGATGGACTCCtgatcttcaccaaacctttgtTAATGCCATCCACAGGCTTGGTGGCCAAGACAGTAAGAACTACTCTCTTCCACACTTAtcttgttttctttctttctttctttctttcttgtttttatCCTTTTTGCTGTTTGGGTTTAAGTGTAATTCTACAATATTTCAGAGGCCACGCCTAAGCTCGTTCTTCAGTTCATGGATGTGAGAGGACTTACTATTTCACATGTCAAAAGCCATCTCCAGGTAATTACCCCTTTTTGTATTTTCTTTCACTTTAATTacttaatttcatatattattaatggGTCCGCAAAGTGATTGTTGCAGCAATCTATCTGCTGTTTTTTTAAtagagttttgattttttttgttcatgCAGATGTATAGAAGCATGAAGACTAATGGCAATGGTGAAGGTATTAATTCTACATGTATACTATATTTTAAGAAGCCTTGTTTTTCCAACAACcattatcaaatatattcatATCTACCACGAATCTAGTAACTACCAcatgtgtgtgtgagtgtggtATATCATTCATACATGCAGTTGAATCCTGATTTTGACCTTTCAATGTGTTTGGGTGCAAGCACAGATTTTATACTCATGCTTCCTGGCCTGCACTTATTACTCATTCACACTAGTTGATCAGGAAAAAAGTGTTACCTTCTTCTTACACATCTTTTAGCAAGAAGCTTGCAAGATTACTCCACttcatttattatttcttttaccAATGCTTTCCTCTAACTAAAAAGAATTGACCATAGTACCAAACCTCAAATTTCCTCAGTATAAGCATTTTTTATGAAACCCACATCCCCCTTATTCTCTACTTAGTTTGGccacaatctctctctctctctctctctctctctctctttctctcccccCCAGTTTGGCCACAATTTGgatctctccctccctccctctccctctctctctgtttTGACAAACATGTTGTGCTTTTGacaaattttgtttaataaattgtGTAGATGGGAGTAGTTTTATCCAAGAAAGCATAAAACAAAGttatgaagaagaagatgacaATGATGGGTGTttagaagaagaagaaacaagTGTGGGTTACCATTCATCATTACAAAGACCCCTCATGCAAGTATCTTCTTCTCATCATAACCATTTTCCCTGCTTCCACACTAGTCCTCCAGTTCCACTTGCAAAAAGGTATCTCAAAGGCTCATGCCTTTTTAACATGGACAACTATATCAGTCAGTCTTTTTATGATGCATACTTATCATTTAGTCTATGGCTTCTTCCTCAGAGCTCGAAATACAGATCAGTATCTGCAATGCAACTACGACGAGAGAATGCTAATGAATCTATGCAGTTATAATGATTTTGTGGTGGCTGAGAAGAATGGAGATGAACTCTTGAGAAAATTGGAGACTAGTTTGATCAGAAGCCAAGAAACTTCAATGCACACAGCCTTCTCACATCATTCTCTTAAGGTACActaatttttatgttttcttggttatttaatttttgaagatTTCTAGTATGACATGGATTAtggtaataattttaaattggtATATTTATAGATAGTACTGCCTTTTAAGTTTCAACTGCAAGTCATGtaccatatataattttttatatctatttttatgtataatttcaGAGGGTTGCCTAAATGGACAGATGTTGCATGAGTATATATAATGAATTCATGCTTTTTGGGACAAGCAGTACTCAAAATTTATGGTTTCCTTCTGTCTAGTAACATCTCTTGCAGAGAATAATACTATGACACTGTAGCCTTACTTTTGATTATACTCTGTGCTTGTGTTTACTCTTTTTGTTCCTAGTGAACATTGAAGATAAAATGTGAAAATAGGTAGCTTTTCTGAATGTCAACTAGTGCCATAAACTTTAAAGTCCTGCTAAAGCAGGCTTCATTTTAATTATTGCTGAGGGGGAGTGGACTCGGATACAGGTCGGGAGTGTCCAACTCGGATACGTGTCCAAACATTGGActctgaaatatttttaaaaattacatgTTTTTGTCTTAAAAATGTGTTAAGGGTGTACCTAGACAAACAAAATGAAGAGTCTGGATAACACATCTCGTATATATAATACAAGTACATgttatagatatatattttcaacAGGACTCAGAAGCATTGAATAGTGATTTTAGGGCTAGAGGTTGGTGTATAGCTAGCTTAGCTTATTATTATAGTTCATCTGAAAAAGTAAAAAGTGTAAATTTTGtagatttattaaatgaatGTTGGATCTTGTGAGTTTGATCCCAGTAAAAACTTTGGCAAACTGTGGTCCATTACTGTATTCTTAACAAAGCCATAACTTTAGGATCTAGATGGCCAACCCCCTTAAATGCAAGATTGCAGTCCTGTACAATGTTCATGTTTTAACAACAGTCTTTTATCACAAGTCTTGGCAATATATATGTTGTTGGTCCACTAGGCCAGACACCTCATGCATCAATctaatattttgtgaatttctTAGAAACTATATACTTGTAGTGAAGTGTTAATAGGTTTAAGGTCCAATTTACCAATCAGCAGTACTTCTAATCTTTTGCAGGTTGCTGAAGAATATAAAGCATGCACGTCAGCTATGAAGAAACGCAGAATTGAGAGCCCGGGAAGTACACAGGAAGTTGACAACGATGATCTTGGTTGTGGATTATCACTGTCGCTCTCATTGCAGCAACCCTCCACACAGAAGAGCAATGGTTCTTCGCGTAGCGACACTAGCGAGGCAATTTCGTCTTCGTCTTATAGGCCGA includes:
- the LOC108201931 gene encoding putative Myb family transcription factor At1g14600, translating into MGSCGRNGAVRQYIRSKVPRLRWTPDLHQTFVNAIHRLGGQDKATPKLVLQFMDVRGLTISHVKSHLQMYRSMKTNGNGEDGSSFIQESIKQSYEEEDDNDGCLEEEETSVGYHSSLQRPLMQVSSSHHNHFPCFHTSPPVPLAKRARNTDQYLQCNYDERMLMNLCSYNDFVVAEKNGDELLRKLETSLIRSQETSMHTAFSHHSLKVAEEYKACTSAMKKRRIESPGSTQEVDNDDLGCGLSLSLSLQQPSTQKSNGSSRSDTSEAISSSSYRPSLKHCASSSQEHNLNLELSISLCGA